The Anastrepha ludens isolate Willacy chromosome 2, idAnaLude1.1, whole genome shotgun sequence genome contains a region encoding:
- the LOC128867261 gene encoding C-1-tetrahydrofolate synthase, cytoplasmic isoform X2 translates to MSSKYAYQIIPEDYILGVSVSDSLKMSGKAKLISGTEVANEIRNTLKQHVADVKAKLSTFTPGLRILQVGEREDSNVYIRMKIKAATEIGISVEHIRLPRTVTEIEILEKITQLNNDPNVHGIIVQMPLDADTKIDSHKVTDAVCPNKDVDGLHTVNEGRVCIGDLSGYLPCTPWGCIELIKSTSVQISGAQAVVLGRSKIVGTPVSQLLKWENATVTVCHSKTKNLEQICRSADILVVAIGVAEMVKGSWIKPGAVVIDCGINVKPDTTKQNGTRLVGDVLFDEAKQVASYITPVPGGVGPMTVAMMMKNTVRSALAAAEKLIQTTWDLAPLTLNKVRPVPSDILIARAQKPKHISNLATEIGLTGSEVSLYGDKKAKISLSVIDRLKSRSSGSYVVVAGITPTPLGEGKSTTLIGLVQALCAHKGRNAIACLRQPSQGPTFGIKGGAAGGGYAQVIPMDEFNLHLTGDIHAVSAANNLLAAQLDTRIFHENTQKDQSLYDRLVPRIKGQRKFSKIQLRRLQRLGISKTDPDSLTLEEQSRFARLNIDPDTIMWERVIDINDRYLREVTIGQSPTEKNFTRKTSFAISVASEIMAVLALASDMEDMKRRLANMVVAFDRKGRSVTADDLGVTGALTVLLKDALEPTLMQTLEGTPVLVHTGPFANIAHGCSSIIADKIGLKLVGGHGFVCTEAGFGSDIGMEKFCNVKCRSSGLKPNAMVLVATVRALKMHGGGAAVTPGAPLNKQYTEENLELLEKGLPNLLQHISNGQKFGFPVIVAINQHTTDTKAEHNLIKEAAIRAGAFAAVLCTHWSDGGEGASELADAVIKACDLPTGFKLLYDLNISLEDKMNVIARNMYGAGKVELTPKAVASLKKLYDAGFGKLPVCMSKTSGSLTGDAAIKGAPKGFTLTVQDVYVSAGAGFVVAMCGEITKMPGLSTRPAIYDIDLNTETGEIEGLF, encoded by the exons CTCCTTGAAAATGTCGGGAAAAGCCAAATTGATTTCCGGTACCGAAGTGGCCAA TGAAATACGAAATACTCTGAAGCAACACGTTGCTGATGTTAAAGCTAAACTTTCCACTTTTACGCCCGGTTTGCGGATTTTGCAAGTGGGTGAGCGGGAAGATTCCAATGTCTACATTCGCATGAAAATCAAGGCTGCTACAGAAATTGGCATTTCCGTAGAACATATCAGGCTTCCACGCACCGTGACTGAAATCGAGATACTTGAGAAG ATTACCCAACTTAATAATGATCCCAATGTGCACGGCATTATAGTGCAAATGCCGCTTGATGCCGACACGAAAATTGATTCGCATAAGGTCACCGATGCAGTCTGTCCGAACAAAGATGTCGATGGGCTGCATACCGTCAATGAAGGACGTGTCTGCATCGGCGATCTGAGTGGTTATTTGCCTTGTACGCCCTGGGGCTGCATTGAGTTAATCAAGAGCACTAGCGTCCAAATATCTGGTGCACAAGCCGTTGTACTGGGTAGAAGCAAAATTGTGGGCACACCAGTCTCACAGCTGTTGAAGTGGGAGAATGCCACAGTGACTGTGTGCcactcaaaaaccaaaaatttggaGCAAATC TGTCGTTCTGCTGATATTCTCGTTGTTGCCATCGGTGTAGCGGAAATGGTGAAGGGAAGCTGGATCAAACCAGGAGCTGTTGTTATTGACTGTGGTATTAATGTAAAACCAG ATACTACGAAACAAAACGGCACCCGATTAGTCGGCGATGTTCTTTTCGACGAGGCAAAGCAAGTGGCTTCATACATAACTCCAGTGCCGGGCGGTGTTGGGCCTATGACCGTAGCAATGATGATGAAAAACACTGTTCGTTCGGCTTTGGCGGCTGCTGAGAAGTTAATACAAACAACATGGGATTTGGCGCCGCTTACATTGAACAAAGTCAGACCCGTACCTTC TGATATCCTGATTGCACGCGCTCAAAAGCCAAAGCATATCTCCAATTTGGCTACAGAGATTGGATTGACAGGCAGTGAAGTGTCGCTTTATGGCGATAAAAAAGCGAAAATCTCTCTAAGTGTCATCGATCGATTGAAGAGCCGATCCAGTGGTTCCTACGTCGTTGTGGCTGG tattacacCCACGCCATTGGGCGAAGGCAAGAGTACCACTCTGATCGGGCTTGTACAGGCACTTTGTGCGCATAAAGGCCGAAATGCTATTGCATGCCTAAGACAACCATCACAAGGGCCCACATTTGGTATTAAGGGTGGTGCTGCGGGCGGTGGGTACGCCCAAGTCATACCCATGGATGAATTCAATTTGCATTTAACTGGTGATATTCATGCTGTTTCGGCAGCCAATAATTTGCTTGCCGCTCAACTGGATACCCGTATTTTCCATGAAAATACGCAAAAAGACCAGTCTCTTTACGATCGCCTGGTGCCGCGTATCAAAGGTCAGcgcaaattttcgaaaattcagTTGCGCCGCTTGCAACGCTTGGGCATTTCCAAAACTGATCCCGACTCGTTAACGCTGGAAGAACAAAGCCGTTTCGCACGTCTGAATATAGATCCCGATACGATAATGTGGGAACGCGTCATTGACATCAACGATCGCTATTTACGTGAAGTTACAATTGGCCAATCGCCAACGGAAAAGAATTTCACACGCAAAACGTCGTTTGCTATCTCAGTGGCGAGCGAAATAATGGCTGTCCTTGCCCTAGCTAGTGACATGGAGGACATGAAGCGCCGCTTGGCGAATATGGTTGTCGCTTTTGACCGCAAGGGAAGATCTGTAACTGCTGATGATCTGGGAGTTACTGGTGCACTTACTGTGCTGCTAAAAGACGCTTTGGAGCCCACGCTAATGCAAACCTTGGAAGGAACGCCGGTTCTAGTGCACACTGGTCCATTTGCAAATATTGCCCATGGATGTTCTTCCATTATTGCTGATAAAATTGGTCTAAAATTGGTGGGTGGACACGGTTTTGTGTGTACAGAGGCAGGTTTTGGATCCGACATTGGAATGGAGAAATTCTGTAACGTCAAATGCCGTTCGTCTGGTCTCAAGCCCAATGCCATGGTGTTGGTGGCTACAGTTCGTGCACTCAAAATGCATGGCGGCGGCGCGGCAGTTACACCAGGTGCTCCTCTCAATAAGCAATACACCGAGGAGAATTTGGAGTTGTTGGAGAAAGGTTTGCCTAACCTTCTTCAACATATTTCCAACGGTCAGAAATTCGGTTTCCCCGTTATCGTGGCTATCAACCAACATAC aactgaTACGAAAGCCGAACACAATCTTATTAAGGAGGCCGCCATAAGGGCCGGTGCTTTTGCAGCTGTTCTTTGTACGCACTGGAGTGATGGAGGCGAAGGTGCATCTGAGCTTGCAGATGCAGTAATAAAAGCTTGCGATCTTCCAACAGGATTCAAGCTACTTTACGACTTAAATATATCCCTAGAGGATAAAATGAATGTAATTGCACGAAACATGTATGGAGCCGGAAAAGTAGAGCTGACGCCCAAAGCTGTAGCGTCTTTGAAAAAACTGTATGATGCT ggaTTCGGCAAACTACCTGTTTGCATGTCTAAAACTTCAGGCTCATTAACTGGGGATGCTGCCATTAAAGGGGCACCTAAAGGATTCACTTTGACGGTACAAGATGTGTACGTTTCAGCCGGAGCTGGTTTTGTAGTTGCTATGTGTGGCGAAATTACCAAAATGCCTGGGCTGTCCACCCGGCCTGCTATTTACGATATTGATTTGAATACGGAAACTGGAGAAATCGAAGGATTGTTCTAA
- the LOC128867261 gene encoding C-1-tetrahydrofolate synthase, cytoplasmic isoform X1, with product MSAQYQRFLKVLEKWPVDKAKVGSSLKMSGKAKLISGTEVANEIRNTLKQHVADVKAKLSTFTPGLRILQVGEREDSNVYIRMKIKAATEIGISVEHIRLPRTVTEIEILEKITQLNNDPNVHGIIVQMPLDADTKIDSHKVTDAVCPNKDVDGLHTVNEGRVCIGDLSGYLPCTPWGCIELIKSTSVQISGAQAVVLGRSKIVGTPVSQLLKWENATVTVCHSKTKNLEQICRSADILVVAIGVAEMVKGSWIKPGAVVIDCGINVKPDTTKQNGTRLVGDVLFDEAKQVASYITPVPGGVGPMTVAMMMKNTVRSALAAAEKLIQTTWDLAPLTLNKVRPVPSDILIARAQKPKHISNLATEIGLTGSEVSLYGDKKAKISLSVIDRLKSRSSGSYVVVAGITPTPLGEGKSTTLIGLVQALCAHKGRNAIACLRQPSQGPTFGIKGGAAGGGYAQVIPMDEFNLHLTGDIHAVSAANNLLAAQLDTRIFHENTQKDQSLYDRLVPRIKGQRKFSKIQLRRLQRLGISKTDPDSLTLEEQSRFARLNIDPDTIMWERVIDINDRYLREVTIGQSPTEKNFTRKTSFAISVASEIMAVLALASDMEDMKRRLANMVVAFDRKGRSVTADDLGVTGALTVLLKDALEPTLMQTLEGTPVLVHTGPFANIAHGCSSIIADKIGLKLVGGHGFVCTEAGFGSDIGMEKFCNVKCRSSGLKPNAMVLVATVRALKMHGGGAAVTPGAPLNKQYTEENLELLEKGLPNLLQHISNGQKFGFPVIVAINQHTTDTKAEHNLIKEAAIRAGAFAAVLCTHWSDGGEGASELADAVIKACDLPTGFKLLYDLNISLEDKMNVIARNMYGAGKVELTPKAVASLKKLYDAGFGKLPVCMSKTSGSLTGDAAIKGAPKGFTLTVQDVYVSAGAGFVVAMCGEITKMPGLSTRPAIYDIDLNTETGEIEGLF from the exons CTCCTTGAAAATGTCGGGAAAAGCCAAATTGATTTCCGGTACCGAAGTGGCCAA TGAAATACGAAATACTCTGAAGCAACACGTTGCTGATGTTAAAGCTAAACTTTCCACTTTTACGCCCGGTTTGCGGATTTTGCAAGTGGGTGAGCGGGAAGATTCCAATGTCTACATTCGCATGAAAATCAAGGCTGCTACAGAAATTGGCATTTCCGTAGAACATATCAGGCTTCCACGCACCGTGACTGAAATCGAGATACTTGAGAAG ATTACCCAACTTAATAATGATCCCAATGTGCACGGCATTATAGTGCAAATGCCGCTTGATGCCGACACGAAAATTGATTCGCATAAGGTCACCGATGCAGTCTGTCCGAACAAAGATGTCGATGGGCTGCATACCGTCAATGAAGGACGTGTCTGCATCGGCGATCTGAGTGGTTATTTGCCTTGTACGCCCTGGGGCTGCATTGAGTTAATCAAGAGCACTAGCGTCCAAATATCTGGTGCACAAGCCGTTGTACTGGGTAGAAGCAAAATTGTGGGCACACCAGTCTCACAGCTGTTGAAGTGGGAGAATGCCACAGTGACTGTGTGCcactcaaaaaccaaaaatttggaGCAAATC TGTCGTTCTGCTGATATTCTCGTTGTTGCCATCGGTGTAGCGGAAATGGTGAAGGGAAGCTGGATCAAACCAGGAGCTGTTGTTATTGACTGTGGTATTAATGTAAAACCAG ATACTACGAAACAAAACGGCACCCGATTAGTCGGCGATGTTCTTTTCGACGAGGCAAAGCAAGTGGCTTCATACATAACTCCAGTGCCGGGCGGTGTTGGGCCTATGACCGTAGCAATGATGATGAAAAACACTGTTCGTTCGGCTTTGGCGGCTGCTGAGAAGTTAATACAAACAACATGGGATTTGGCGCCGCTTACATTGAACAAAGTCAGACCCGTACCTTC TGATATCCTGATTGCACGCGCTCAAAAGCCAAAGCATATCTCCAATTTGGCTACAGAGATTGGATTGACAGGCAGTGAAGTGTCGCTTTATGGCGATAAAAAAGCGAAAATCTCTCTAAGTGTCATCGATCGATTGAAGAGCCGATCCAGTGGTTCCTACGTCGTTGTGGCTGG tattacacCCACGCCATTGGGCGAAGGCAAGAGTACCACTCTGATCGGGCTTGTACAGGCACTTTGTGCGCATAAAGGCCGAAATGCTATTGCATGCCTAAGACAACCATCACAAGGGCCCACATTTGGTATTAAGGGTGGTGCTGCGGGCGGTGGGTACGCCCAAGTCATACCCATGGATGAATTCAATTTGCATTTAACTGGTGATATTCATGCTGTTTCGGCAGCCAATAATTTGCTTGCCGCTCAACTGGATACCCGTATTTTCCATGAAAATACGCAAAAAGACCAGTCTCTTTACGATCGCCTGGTGCCGCGTATCAAAGGTCAGcgcaaattttcgaaaattcagTTGCGCCGCTTGCAACGCTTGGGCATTTCCAAAACTGATCCCGACTCGTTAACGCTGGAAGAACAAAGCCGTTTCGCACGTCTGAATATAGATCCCGATACGATAATGTGGGAACGCGTCATTGACATCAACGATCGCTATTTACGTGAAGTTACAATTGGCCAATCGCCAACGGAAAAGAATTTCACACGCAAAACGTCGTTTGCTATCTCAGTGGCGAGCGAAATAATGGCTGTCCTTGCCCTAGCTAGTGACATGGAGGACATGAAGCGCCGCTTGGCGAATATGGTTGTCGCTTTTGACCGCAAGGGAAGATCTGTAACTGCTGATGATCTGGGAGTTACTGGTGCACTTACTGTGCTGCTAAAAGACGCTTTGGAGCCCACGCTAATGCAAACCTTGGAAGGAACGCCGGTTCTAGTGCACACTGGTCCATTTGCAAATATTGCCCATGGATGTTCTTCCATTATTGCTGATAAAATTGGTCTAAAATTGGTGGGTGGACACGGTTTTGTGTGTACAGAGGCAGGTTTTGGATCCGACATTGGAATGGAGAAATTCTGTAACGTCAAATGCCGTTCGTCTGGTCTCAAGCCCAATGCCATGGTGTTGGTGGCTACAGTTCGTGCACTCAAAATGCATGGCGGCGGCGCGGCAGTTACACCAGGTGCTCCTCTCAATAAGCAATACACCGAGGAGAATTTGGAGTTGTTGGAGAAAGGTTTGCCTAACCTTCTTCAACATATTTCCAACGGTCAGAAATTCGGTTTCCCCGTTATCGTGGCTATCAACCAACATAC aactgaTACGAAAGCCGAACACAATCTTATTAAGGAGGCCGCCATAAGGGCCGGTGCTTTTGCAGCTGTTCTTTGTACGCACTGGAGTGATGGAGGCGAAGGTGCATCTGAGCTTGCAGATGCAGTAATAAAAGCTTGCGATCTTCCAACAGGATTCAAGCTACTTTACGACTTAAATATATCCCTAGAGGATAAAATGAATGTAATTGCACGAAACATGTATGGAGCCGGAAAAGTAGAGCTGACGCCCAAAGCTGTAGCGTCTTTGAAAAAACTGTATGATGCT ggaTTCGGCAAACTACCTGTTTGCATGTCTAAAACTTCAGGCTCATTAACTGGGGATGCTGCCATTAAAGGGGCACCTAAAGGATTCACTTTGACGGTACAAGATGTGTACGTTTCAGCCGGAGCTGGTTTTGTAGTTGCTATGTGTGGCGAAATTACCAAAATGCCTGGGCTGTCCACCCGGCCTGCTATTTACGATATTGATTTGAATACGGAAACTGGAGAAATCGAAGGATTGTTCTAA
- the LOC128867280 gene encoding probable methyltransferase-like protein 15 homolog: MLRRINQIAVCLRSNYGTLVNSSDGQLVQHVPVLCEQAVTYLNPAPKKIFIDMTFGAGGHTRQLLEKHDDIKVFALDRDPIAYELARSISEEYPNRLIPLLGKFSELPRLLKELDVKKYSIDGILFDFGCSSMQFDEAERGFSISKNGPLDMRMDYGRNSEQITAADVIARAEEADLVKILRVYGEEKGAKKIARAIVEARSAFYRIETTKQLSDLVASCLQDTYRLDKIQRPTHVATKTFQALRIFVNNELNEINYGMILANEYLRHEGRLVAITFHSLEDTIVKRHINGNVIEGIANPVPLKYCGHDVTHDKELIDTFVGSSWKQLHKHVITPSEAEIARNSRSRSAKLRAAIKVK; the protein is encoded by the coding sequence ATGCTTCGTCGGATTAATCAGATCGCAGTGTGTTTACGCTCAAACTATGGCACGCTGGTGAATAGCTCTGATGGCCAATTAGTGCAACATGTCCCCGTACTTTGTGAGCAAGCAGTTACTTATCTCAACCCGGcgcctaaaaaaattttcatcgacATGACATTCGGTGCCGGTGGACATACCAGACAGTTATTAGAAAAGCATGACGACATAAAGGTGTTTGCACTTGACCGCGATCCCATTGCCTATGAATTAGCTCGTAGTATAAGTGAAGAATATCCAAATAGACTAATACCGTTGCTGGGCAAATTTTCTGAATTGCCGAGGCTTTTAAAAGAACTcgatgtgaaaaaatattcgaTAGACGGGATTCTATTTGATTTTGGTTGCTCATCAATGCAGTTTGATGAAGCGGAACGCGGCTTTTCCATTTCTAAAAACGGCCCGTTGGATATGCGCATGGATTACGGCCGCAATAGTGAACAAATAACAGCTGCAGATGTTATCGCTCGTGCCGAAGAAGCCGACTTAGTGAAGATTCTTCGCGTGTACGGCGAAGAGAAAGGGGCGAAGAAAATCGCGCGTGCAATCGTGGAGGCACGTTCGGCATTTTATAGAATTGAAACTACTAAGCAGCTGTCGGATTTGGTAGCCTCATGTCTGCAAGACACATACCGATTGGACAAAATTCAGCGACCTACACATGTGGCCACGAAGACATTCCAGGCGCTGCGCATATTTGTTAACAACGAGTTGAACGAGATCAATTACGGCATGATATTAGCGAATGAATACTTGCGGCATGAAGGCCGACTAGTGGCCATAACGTTCCACTCACTGGAAGACACCATTGTCAAACGTCACATAAACGGCAATGTAATTGAGGGGATTGCTAATCCCGTACCGCTAAAATATTGCGGGCACGATGTAACGCATGACAAAGAATTGATTGATACGTTTGTGGGATCGAGTTGGAAACAGCTGCACAAACACGTGATTACGCCCAGTGAGGCGGAAATTGCCAGAAATAGCCGTAGCCGTTCTGCTAAACTTCGAGCTGCaatcaaagtaaaatga